The following coding sequences are from one Shewanella eurypsychrophilus window:
- the kdsC gene encoding 3-deoxy-manno-octulosonate-8-phosphatase KdsC: MSQSHQTFYGPVEDNIWQKAKQIKLLICDVDGVFSDGLVYMSNGGEELKTFHTRDGYGVRSLLTSGLPVAIITGRQSQIVEDRMTALGITHIYQGVDNKIVPYEELLSLYNVTPDQVAYIGDDVVDLPVMKRVGLSVCVADGHPFVKQHSDFVTSIKGGHGALRELTDLLLLSQDKFDSAHGMSI, from the coding sequence ATGAGTCAATCACATCAAACTTTTTACGGTCCAGTTGAAGACAATATTTGGCAAAAAGCTAAACAGATCAAGTTACTCATTTGCGATGTCGATGGTGTATTTTCAGATGGTCTAGTTTATATGAGTAACGGTGGCGAGGAGCTTAAGACTTTTCACACCCGAGATGGCTACGGCGTTCGTTCCTTACTCACCAGCGGTCTGCCCGTTGCGATTATAACGGGTCGTCAATCTCAAATTGTCGAAGATAGAATGACAGCGCTAGGGATCACCCATATTTATCAAGGTGTTGATAATAAAATCGTCCCTTACGAAGAGCTACTCTCATTGTATAATGTCACACCCGATCAAGTCGCCTATATTGGGGATGATGTGGTTGATCTTCCTGTGATGAAACGAGTTGGTCTGTCAGTTTGTGTCGCCGATGGACATCCCTTTGTAAAACAACATTCTGACTTTGTTACCTCGATCAAAGGCGGTCATGGTGCACTGCGAGAACTGACCGACTTGCTATTACTCAGCCAAGACAAATTCGACTCAGCTCATGGAATGAGTATATGA
- the lptB gene encoding LPS export ABC transporter ATP-binding protein, producing MKQKTLKAVNLAKSYKNRAVVQDVSITVKTGQIVGLLGPNGAGKTTTFYMVVGLVQSDKGRILIDDDDLTLDPMHLRARKGIGYLPQEASIFRKLSVRDNIMAVLQTRSDLDSNGRDEQLESLLEEFHITHIRDSQGMALSGGERRRVEIARALAANPQFILLDEPFAGVDPISVIDIKKIIEQLKSRGLGVLITDHNVRETLDVCERAYIVSHGNLIAEGTPAEILDNQQVRAVYLGEQFKL from the coding sequence ATGAAGCAGAAGACACTAAAGGCTGTAAACCTTGCTAAGAGTTATAAAAACCGAGCCGTAGTACAAGATGTCAGTATCACAGTTAAAACCGGCCAAATTGTTGGCCTACTGGGACCCAATGGTGCAGGAAAAACAACAACCTTTTATATGGTTGTGGGCCTAGTACAAAGTGATAAGGGCAGGATTTTAATCGATGATGATGATCTGACACTCGATCCAATGCACCTTAGGGCAAGAAAAGGCATTGGTTATCTTCCACAAGAAGCGAGTATTTTCCGAAAACTATCAGTAAGAGATAACATCATGGCGGTGTTACAAACCCGCTCAGATCTCGATAGCAATGGCCGTGACGAACAGCTCGAAAGTTTACTCGAAGAGTTCCATATCACTCATATTCGAGATAGTCAGGGCATGGCTTTGTCTGGTGGAGAACGTCGCCGAGTTGAAATTGCCAGAGCGCTCGCAGCAAACCCGCAGTTTATTCTTCTCGATGAACCTTTCGCAGGTGTCGATCCTATTTCAGTTATCGACATCAAAAAAATCATCGAACAACTTAAAAGCCGAGGGCTTGGTGTGCTCATCACAGACCATAATGTGAGAGAAACATTGGATGTTTGTGAGCGAGCATACATAGTAAGTCACGGAAATTTGATCGCTGAAGGCACACCCGCTGAAATCTTGGACAATCAGCAAGTGAGAGCTGTGTACTTAGGTGAACAATTCAAGCTATAG
- the lptC gene encoding LPS export ABC transporter periplasmic protein LptC, translating to MNRVTLAIIAFFGTALILYWQVQTKKSDEGAAIDRSLSPDYIADNLRSVDYNELGIVSSRVTATHMEHFEEADMTYFTQPIYLVYPNEGQAQWRLQSSTGTLNKKSGKVVLENNVIIDAISPREPIQTIKTSYLELDLNTMVMTSDRQIYITGNDFIIEGLGLFGDLNAQNVQLLSKVKGTYATPRDHIGDVMLK from the coding sequence ATGAATAGAGTGACGCTTGCCATTATTGCTTTCTTTGGCACTGCATTGATCTTGTATTGGCAAGTACAAACCAAAAAAAGTGATGAAGGAGCGGCAATCGATAGAAGTTTAAGCCCTGATTACATTGCTGATAATCTTCGTAGTGTAGATTATAATGAGTTAGGTATCGTCAGTAGTCGTGTCACTGCCACTCATATGGAACACTTTGAGGAAGCTGATATGACTTACTTCACTCAACCTATATATCTTGTGTATCCCAATGAAGGTCAAGCCCAATGGCGACTACAGTCGAGCACGGGCACACTCAACAAAAAGTCAGGAAAAGTTGTCCTTGAAAATAATGTTATTATCGATGCAATTAGTCCTAGAGAGCCTATTCAAACGATAAAAACCAGTTACCTTGAATTAGATCTTAATACCATGGTCATGACCTCAGATCGCCAAATCTATATCACAGGTAATGATTTTATTATTGAAGGCTTGGGGCTATTCGGCGATCTCAATGCTCAAAACGTGCAGCTTTTGAGCAAAGTTAAAGGCACTTATGCGACCCCCAGAGATCACATAGGTGATGTCATGCTAAAGTAA
- a CDS encoding RNA polymerase factor sigma-54, producing the protein MKASLQLKMGQQLTMTPQLQQAIRLLQLSSLELQQEIQQALDSNPLLELDEEQVDLPVNGEDKTIDSTEFSSGSEDDAPLDSSAVDTSEALTQDSMPEDFPTDTTWDEVYTATPNSSSGAMRDDDMPFQGETSEGLYEHLEWQKNLTPFSDNDLAIATAIIDAVDERGYLTQSVEDILEAMGDPEIEQDEVEAVLKRVQHFDPIGIAARDISECLMIQLAQYADTTPHIDNARILIADHLDLIAGRDFRLLMRKTKLKEDDLREAIELIQTLNPRPGLAITLGRDEYVIPDVTVTKKKGRWVVELNPDYMPKINVNQHYASMAKSTKNQADGQFIRGHLQEAKWFIKSLESRNDTLLKVANCIVKFQQGFFEFGEEAMKPMVLNDIAEAVEMHESTISRVTTQKYMHTPRGIFELKYFFSSHVGTDDGGECSSTAIRAFIKKLVAAENQKKPLSDSKMALLLAEQGIKVARRTIAKYREAMMIPPSNQRKSL; encoded by the coding sequence ATGAAAGCGTCACTCCAGCTTAAAATGGGTCAGCAGTTAACCATGACACCGCAACTGCAACAGGCCATTCGCCTTTTGCAGCTATCGTCGCTGGAACTGCAACAAGAAATCCAACAAGCATTAGACTCCAACCCCCTTCTCGAATTAGACGAGGAGCAAGTTGATCTCCCGGTCAATGGTGAAGATAAAACCATTGATTCAACTGAATTCAGTTCTGGCTCAGAGGATGATGCACCTCTCGATAGCTCAGCAGTAGATACTTCTGAAGCCTTAACTCAAGACTCGATGCCTGAAGACTTTCCTACGGACACCACTTGGGATGAGGTGTATACCGCAACGCCAAACTCTAGCTCTGGCGCTATGCGCGACGATGATATGCCTTTTCAAGGAGAAACTAGTGAAGGCTTATACGAGCACCTAGAATGGCAAAAGAACCTTACACCTTTTTCCGATAATGACCTCGCGATAGCAACCGCTATCATAGATGCTGTGGATGAGAGAGGCTATCTCACCCAAAGCGTCGAAGATATTCTTGAAGCGATGGGCGATCCAGAAATTGAGCAGGATGAAGTTGAAGCCGTTTTGAAACGTGTACAACATTTCGATCCCATTGGAATTGCAGCGAGAGATATCAGTGAATGCTTAATGATCCAACTTGCACAATATGCTGACACTACACCACATATCGATAATGCGCGTATTTTAATAGCAGATCACCTTGATTTAATAGCAGGACGAGACTTCCGCTTATTGATGCGTAAGACTAAGCTCAAAGAAGATGATCTTAGAGAAGCTATTGAGTTGATTCAAACGCTTAACCCTCGCCCAGGGTTAGCCATTACACTTGGCCGTGATGAATACGTGATCCCCGATGTCACTGTCACCAAGAAAAAAGGCCGCTGGGTCGTTGAGCTCAATCCAGACTACATGCCTAAAATCAATGTAAATCAACATTATGCTTCTATGGCAAAAAGCACCAAAAACCAAGCTGATGGCCAGTTTATCCGTGGACATCTACAGGAAGCTAAGTGGTTTATCAAAAGCTTAGAGAGCCGAAATGATACCCTGCTAAAAGTTGCCAACTGCATTGTAAAATTTCAGCAAGGTTTCTTTGAATTTGGTGAAGAAGCGATGAAACCTATGGTGCTTAACGATATTGCAGAAGCCGTTGAGATGCACGAGTCCACCATTTCGCGTGTCACTACTCAAAAGTATATGCATACTCCGCGAGGCATATTCGAGTTGAAGTACTTCTTCTCGAGCCACGTAGGAACTGATGATGGTGGTGAGTGTTCATCAACCGCTATTCGTGCCTTTATTAAGAAGTTAGTAGCAGCAGAAAATCAGAAGAAACCTCTGAGTGATAGTAAGATGGCATTGTTATTGGCAGAGCAAGGCATCAAGGTTGCCAGACGAACCATAGCCAAGTATCGTGAAGCTATGATGATTCCACCTTCGAATCAACGTAAAAGTTTATAA
- the lptA gene encoding lipopolysaccharide transport periplasmic protein LptA: protein MNKHNLIIAALLCITSFSGVAKQDDLLQEVKISAASQEADIKNNQMVFNGPVEVTQGSIRILADELRASSKEDGGGRILVAIGKPATYSQIMEDGRPASASAEEIRYELSNRTLTLIGNATLEQDGSQVKGNMIRYNIAEQRLIAESKGNDRVITIIQPENYQESSQEERKDPEPKPDPIPTQLPEIEQEKQ from the coding sequence ATGAACAAACATAACTTAATCATTGCAGCCTTGCTATGCATCACAAGTTTTAGTGGTGTCGCAAAGCAAGATGATCTCTTACAAGAGGTTAAAATCTCTGCGGCAAGTCAAGAAGCCGATATAAAAAACAATCAAATGGTCTTTAATGGTCCAGTCGAAGTAACGCAAGGATCGATTAGAATCTTAGCCGATGAACTAAGAGCATCTTCTAAAGAAGATGGTGGCGGAAGAATATTGGTTGCCATTGGTAAGCCTGCAACCTATTCACAAATAATGGAAGATGGCCGTCCGGCTTCAGCAAGCGCTGAAGAGATTCGTTATGAGTTATCGAATCGAACATTAACCTTAATCGGCAATGCCACGCTTGAACAGGATGGTAGCCAAGTAAAAGGCAACATGATCCGTTATAACATTGCTGAGCAACGGCTTATTGCCGAGAGTAAAGGCAATGACAGGGTTATTACCATTATTCAACCTGAAAACTATCAAGAAAGCAGTCAGGAAGAAAGAAAAGACCCTGAGCCCAAACCAGACCCAATTCCAACTCAGTTACCAGAGATTGAGCAGGAAAAGCAATGA